In Helianthus annuus cultivar XRQ/B chromosome 9, HanXRQr2.0-SUNRISE, whole genome shotgun sequence, the following are encoded in one genomic region:
- the LOC110876402 gene encoding uncharacterized protein LOC110876402, giving the protein MADYCQHAKHLAEQLKSVRSPVDDRILVIKIPTGLIEQYDSISTVLQNRDPLPDFNEVRSRLNMEKQKKKRQVTRDSQAAATALATTTSTPSPNTSQQPSYYPPSNRGRGRTRGGRGHGRGCSFFGHGSNRYPNQQQNPANSYIVFPSNWTASQWASLLNTNNSAQPPCPYPSRPNTQSSQGILGPRPDQAHHTGYSPTDIEQALYSLELNQPDHGLMDT; this is encoded by the coding sequence ATGGCCGATTATTGCCAACATGCCAAGCATCTAGCCGAACAACTTAAGAGCGTTAGGTCTCCAGTTGACGACCGGATATTAGTTATCAAGATTCCCACTGGTCTAATCGAACAGTATGACAGTATATCCACAGTCCTTCAAAACCGTGATCCCCTACCAGACTTCAATGAGGTTCGTTCCCGCCTCAACATGGAAAAACAAAAGAAGAAGAGACAGGTCACCCGGGATTCACAAGCCGCCGCCACAGCCCTCGCCACCACCACATCCACCCCGTCGCCAAACACCTCCCAACAGCCCTCCTATTACCCGCCGTCCAACCGGGGACGTGGTCGTACCCGAGGTGGGCGTGGCCACGGCCGCGGCTGTTCCTTCTTTGGACATGGCAGCAATCGATACCCCAATCAGCAACAGAACCCGGCCAACTCCTACATTGTATTCCCGAGTAATTGGACTGCTTCCCAGTGGGCCAGTCTTCTCAACACTAACAACTCGGCCCAACCCCCCTGTCCATACCCGTCAAGACCCAACACCCAATCCTCTCAAGGCATATTGGGCCCACGACCTGATCAGGCTCATCACACAGGCTACTCACCTACCGACATCGAACAGGCGCTTTATTCTTTGGAACTCAACCAGCCGGACCATGGATTGATGGATACATGA